A genomic window from Clostridium aceticum includes:
- a CDS encoding metal-sensitive transcriptional regulator, whose amino-acid sequence MGSEKLEQQQIRKDILNRLKTIKGHIQGIEKMIDEEKSCEDVLLQIAAVKSSVEKVGSIIIEGHAKDCLLKENITAEEVERILKTVMKFAK is encoded by the coding sequence ATGGGAAGTGAAAAGTTGGAACAACAACAGATTAGAAAAGATATTTTAAATAGACTCAAGACAATCAAAGGTCATATTCAAGGGATTGAAAAGATGATTGATGAAGAAAAGTCTTGTGAGGATGTTTTATTACAAATTGCCGCTGTAAAGTCTTCAGTGGAAAAGGTAGGCTCTATTATTATTGAGGGCCATGCAAAAGATTGTCTACTAAAAGAGAACATTACTGCTGAAGAGGTAGAAAGAATCTTAAAAACCGTTATGAAGTTTGCAAAATAA
- a CDS encoding ArsR/SmtB family transcription factor → MKEYADVFKALSDENRLKILKILNCGELCACDIQDHLNLTQPTISHHMKVLQQAGLVNIDKRGKWMFYSINPVKAQELCKFVKEITTECEGNPYGIIPRKCEE, encoded by the coding sequence ATGAAAGAATATGCAGATGTTTTTAAGGCATTATCAGATGAGAACCGTCTAAAGATATTAAAAATTCTTAATTGTGGAGAATTATGTGCTTGTGATATACAGGATCATTTAAATTTAACTCAGCCTACGATTTCTCATCATATGAAGGTGTTGCAGCAAGCAGGTTTAGTCAATATAGATAAAAGAGGAAAGTGGATGTTTTATTCTATAAATCCCGTAAAAGCACAAGAACTTTGTAAATTTGTAAAGGAGATTACTACGGAGTGTGAAGGAAATCCCTATGGTATTATCCCTCGGAAGTGTGAAGAATAG
- the arsB gene encoding ACR3 family arsenite efflux transporter, whose product MAENQEKKSGGLGFFETYLTVWVALCIVIGVAIGQFLPIVPEVLSQFEYAQVSIPVAILIWLMIYPMMLKIDFSSIVEATKKPKGLIVTCVTNWLIKPFTMYLIAAFFLKVVFQNLIPEALANDYLAGAVLLGAAPCTAMVFVWSHLTKGDPAYTLVQVAVNDLILLIAFTPIVALLLGITNVVVPYDTLFLSVVLFIVIPLAGGYFSRKYIVKNQGMEYFENVFLKKFDNVTIIGLLLTLVIIFTFQGDVILRNPLHILLIAIPLTIQTFFIFTLAYGWAKAWKLPHNVASPAAMIGASNFFELAVAVAISLFGLESGATLATVVGVLVEVPVMLALVRIANNTRHWFNKAELGK is encoded by the coding sequence ATGGCAGAAAATCAAGAAAAGAAGAGTGGAGGTCTAGGTTTTTTTGAGACTTACCTCACTGTATGGGTTGCTCTATGCATCGTTATAGGCGTAGCTATTGGACAGTTTTTACCAATTGTTCCAGAGGTTTTAAGCCAATTTGAATATGCACAGGTATCTATTCCTGTAGCCATATTAATTTGGTTGATGATTTATCCTATGATGTTAAAGATTGATTTTAGCAGTATTGTAGAGGCTACAAAAAAGCCTAAAGGACTTATTGTAACTTGTGTAACCAATTGGCTAATCAAACCCTTTACGATGTATTTAATTGCAGCTTTCTTTTTAAAGGTAGTATTTCAAAATCTGATCCCAGAAGCTTTGGCAAACGATTACTTAGCTGGGGCAGTATTGCTAGGGGCAGCACCTTGTACTGCTATGGTGTTTGTATGGAGTCACTTGACTAAGGGAGATCCTGCCTATACACTGGTGCAGGTAGCAGTGAACGATTTAATTCTACTAATCGCCTTTACACCAATCGTTGCATTGTTATTGGGAATCACAAATGTAGTTGTACCTTATGATACTTTATTTTTATCTGTTGTTTTATTTATTGTGATCCCTTTAGCGGGAGGATATTTTTCAAGAAAATATATTGTAAAAAACCAAGGTATGGAATACTTTGAAAATGTATTTTTAAAGAAATTTGATAATGTTACTATTATTGGTTTGCTATTAACCTTAGTCATTATTTTTACCTTCCAAGGAGATGTTATTTTAAGAAATCCATTGCATATTTTGTTAATAGCAATTCCACTTACAATCCAAACCTTTTTTATTTTTACACTGGCTTATGGTTGGGCAAAAGCTTGGAAATTGCCTCATAATGTAGCATCTCCTGCTGCAATGATTGGTGCAAGTAATTTCTTTGAATTAGCAGTAGCGGTGGCGATCTCCTTATTTGGTTTGGAGTCTGGAGCTACACTGGCAACTGTAGTAGGCGTATTGGTGGAAGTACCAGTTATGCTGGCTTTAGTTAGAATTGCTAATAATACAAGACATTGGTTTAACAAAGCGGAATTAGGTAAGTAA
- a CDS encoding glutaredoxin family protein, producing the protein MSKEVVVFTSNTCPHCVTAKEYFNEKGISFTERNVQTDTEARKELMKKGIMAVPVVMIDGEAVVGFDQNKIEELLG; encoded by the coding sequence ATGTCAAAAGAAGTAGTGGTTTTTACAAGTAATACATGTCCACATTGTGTTACTGCTAAGGAGTATTTTAATGAAAAAGGTATATCTTTTACAGAAAGAAATGTACAAACGGATACGGAAGCTAGAAAGGAATTAATGAAGAAGGGAATCATGGCAGTGCCAGTGGTTATGATTGACGGAGAGGCTGTTGTGGGCTTTGATCAAAATAAAATTGAAGAGTTACTAGGATAA
- a CDS encoding heme NO-binding domain-containing protein, with translation MKGTVVSTWLVSLQSIFGEDIVNSAVKSVGWEINRVITPLEDIADNEIFSVFQHISQQVNQPLDHIWREVGKQNIKAFQKWFPSYFERYSLKGFLMMMDDVHAQLTKMIKGANPPRLIAKEIGEKEIEITYQSSRGLFDYFLGLLEGSAAYFDEKLEYDILQSGTTEDGKKYMTVNIRLEKSPDKIVHATLSKTLGLGFLKSIPLKISIFTAIIVFFSSMLVQGTEHLLNSSIISFIALGASYVASSIVMKPIGSFATEIGKLGQYDFSSKTVIKTNDALEDTFHLFNDAKNTIKKDFLFLKGGTDDMNNFVHEFSIIAENMKELSDSIAGVVHEVALSATNQAEETEEAVSVLDQYITTLNRIVEEETEGKDKLEDAVNHLELSFKDVKNVTTMINEVKDNFSMVNHQGQQLSSQAAKIMEISSTVESIADQTNLLALNAAIEAASAGEAGRGFTVVAQEIRKLAENSKSAVKDINSNLLFFIQQIEGFVQAIENQYNQLESSNATLEKVTVDNQASTHQIVDVSNVIVKLIDEMSTETNHLTEVIQNIHSLAAISEENSAASEEMSANVTQYSEKVKDLSDNITLLEALTQNFKKELQKYSI, from the coding sequence ATGAAGGGTACTGTTGTATCTACATGGTTAGTCAGTCTTCAAAGTATTTTTGGTGAGGATATTGTTAACAGTGCAGTAAAGTCAGTAGGCTGGGAAATCAACCGAGTCATTACGCCACTGGAGGATATTGCAGACAATGAAATTTTTTCTGTTTTTCAGCATATCTCACAGCAAGTAAATCAACCACTGGATCATATTTGGCGTGAAGTAGGAAAACAGAATATTAAAGCTTTTCAAAAATGGTTTCCTTCCTATTTTGAAAGATACAGCCTAAAAGGATTTCTTATGATGATGGACGATGTTCACGCTCAGTTAACAAAAATGATTAAAGGAGCAAATCCTCCTCGCCTGATAGCTAAGGAAATCGGCGAAAAAGAAATTGAAATTACTTATCAATCAAGTCGAGGGTTGTTTGATTACTTTTTGGGTCTTCTAGAAGGCAGTGCGGCTTATTTTGACGAAAAATTGGAATATGATATCCTGCAATCTGGCACCACTGAAGATGGCAAGAAGTATATGACAGTAAATATTCGTTTGGAAAAGTCTCCAGATAAGATTGTTCATGCTACTTTATCAAAAACTTTAGGCCTTGGTTTCTTGAAAAGTATTCCTTTGAAAATCAGTATATTTACCGCTATTATCGTCTTCTTTTCTTCCATGCTGGTGCAGGGTACAGAGCATTTACTAAACAGCAGTATCATTTCTTTTATCGCTCTAGGGGCAAGCTATGTGGCTTCTTCTATCGTAATGAAACCTATAGGTTCATTTGCCACTGAAATAGGCAAGCTAGGTCAATATGATTTTTCTAGTAAGACGGTTATCAAAACCAATGATGCTTTGGAAGACACCTTTCATCTTTTCAATGATGCTAAGAATACTATTAAGAAGGACTTTCTCTTTCTTAAAGGTGGAACAGATGATATGAATAACTTTGTTCATGAGTTCTCCATTATAGCAGAAAATATGAAGGAACTGTCAGATTCTATCGCTGGCGTAGTTCATGAAGTTGCTCTTAGTGCTACCAATCAAGCAGAGGAAACAGAGGAGGCTGTCAGTGTTTTAGATCAATATATTACTACATTAAATAGAATTGTAGAAGAAGAAACAGAAGGTAAAGATAAACTAGAGGATGCAGTAAATCATTTAGAGTTGTCTTTTAAGGATGTAAAAAATGTCACCACTATGATTAATGAAGTAAAAGATAATTTTTCTATGGTTAACCATCAAGGACAACAATTATCTTCTCAGGCTGCAAAAATCATGGAAATTAGTTCCACTGTTGAATCTATTGCAGATCAAACAAATCTTTTAGCTCTTAATGCAGCTATTGAAGCCGCTAGTGCAGGAGAAGCTGGAAGAGGATTTACCGTAGTTGCTCAAGAAATTCGCAAGCTAGCAGAAAACTCCAAAAGTGCTGTAAAAGACATCAATTCTAACTTGCTCTTTTTCATTCAACAGATCGAAGGTTTCGTACAGGCCATTGAAAACCAATATAATCAACTGGAATCCAGTAACGCAACTCTTGAGAAGGTCACCGTTGATAACCAAGCCTCTACTCATCAAATTGTTGATGTATCTAATGTGATTGTAAAATTAATCGATGAGATGTCCACAGAAACCAATCACCTGACAGAAGTCATACAAAACATTCATTCTCTTGCAGCCATCTCTGAAGAAAATTCTGCCGCCTCTGAAGAAATGAGTGCCAACGTAACACAGTATTCTGAGAAAGTAAAGGATTTGTCAGATAATATTACTCTGTTAGAAGCTTTAACACAGAACTTTAAAAAGGAACTACAAAAATATAGCATATAG
- the trpS gene encoding tryptophan--tRNA ligase, with translation MMTDKKEKVIFSGAQPTGSLTLGNYIGAIQNWKALEQDYQCLYSIVDLHSLTIRHDPKDFRKSCLSFLAQYLACGLDPEKNIIFFQSHVIQHAELNWILNCVTYMGELSRMTQFKEKSESHKDNINAGLFTYPVLQAADILLYQTDLVPVGEDQRQHLELARDIAIRFNNIYGETFALPDIHLSKVGARIMSLQEPEKKMSKSDENVNGTIFLLDSNDVILKKMKRAVTDNENSVTYRDEQPGIKNLITIYSKLANCSPQEVEEKYQGKGYGAFKSDLAELVVESLRPFKEKYDEYMQNPDYITSIYKQGAARATEIAEKTMKDVKKKIGLV, from the coding sequence ATAATGACAGACAAGAAAGAAAAAGTAATTTTTAGTGGTGCACAGCCTACTGGCAGTTTAACCTTAGGTAACTATATTGGAGCTATCCAAAACTGGAAGGCATTAGAACAAGATTATCAATGTCTATATTCTATAGTAGACCTACATTCCTTAACAATACGCCATGATCCGAAGGATTTTAGAAAATCCTGTTTATCCTTTTTAGCACAATATCTCGCTTGTGGTTTAGATCCTGAAAAAAACATTATCTTTTTTCAGTCCCATGTTATTCAACATGCTGAGCTAAATTGGATTTTAAATTGTGTTACTTATATGGGAGAGCTTAGTAGAATGACACAATTTAAGGAGAAGTCTGAAAGCCATAAGGATAATATTAATGCAGGATTATTTACTTACCCAGTATTACAGGCAGCAGATATTTTACTATATCAAACTGATCTAGTGCCAGTGGGTGAGGATCAAAGACAGCATTTAGAACTAGCTAGGGATATTGCTATAAGATTTAATAATATCTATGGAGAAACTTTTGCACTACCAGATATACACTTATCAAAAGTGGGGGCTAGAATCATGAGTCTTCAAGAGCCAGAGAAAAAGATGTCAAAATCTGACGAAAACGTAAATGGAACCATCTTCTTATTAGATAGTAATGATGTCATCCTTAAAAAGATGAAGAGAGCTGTTACAGACAACGAAAATAGTGTTACATACCGTGATGAACAACCAGGCATAAAAAACTTGATAACCATCTATTCTAAATTAGCTAATTGTAGCCCTCAAGAGGTAGAAGAAAAGTATCAAGGAAAAGGTTATGGTGCTTTTAAGTCAGATTTAGCAGAATTAGTGGTAGAAAGTTTAAGACCCTTTAAAGAAAAATATGATGAGTATATGCAAAATCCTGATTATATTACAAGTATTTATAAACAAGGTGCAGCTAGAGCTACTGAAATTGCAGAGAAAACCATGAAGGATGTAAAGAAAAAGATAGGGTTAGTATAA
- a CDS encoding alpha/beta-type small acid-soluble spore protein — MKKTKNPVVPEARQALNSFKAEVARELGLENDTSAGYVGGNMVKKMVEEAENSLTHLGRS; from the coding sequence ATGAAGAAAACAAAAAATCCAGTTGTTCCTGAAGCTAGACAAGCTTTAAATTCTTTTAAAGCAGAAGTTGCTAGAGAATTGGGACTTGAAAATGATACCTCTGCAGGCTATGTTGGAGGCAATATGGTGAAAAAAATGGTAGAGGAAGCAGAGAACTCACTAACTCATTTAGGAAGGTCATAA
- a CDS encoding DUF881 domain-containing protein: protein MKKNNISFILFLAFAISGIIIGIHIDALGDMQNEISLPFSSEIEVQEVVDLRKANNDMKTKIKDLKAQVEEYEGEKATENIVLKNLRSQINEYRILAGYQDLVGPGVKITLESMLEENIALVVEQKKYLINLINELKTAGGEAISINNHRITSRSEVTLAGNHINVNMTAIAPPYTIRVIGNTEGFQRYTNHRTLLFELMEGDGISTTIEFDENIKIPALSKEKPMEFYNIVEETNQEETTN, encoded by the coding sequence TTGAAAAAAAACAATATTTCTTTTATTTTATTTTTAGCTTTTGCAATATCAGGGATCATTATAGGTATTCATATAGACGCTCTAGGTGATATGCAAAATGAAATTTCTTTGCCTTTTAGTAGTGAAATAGAAGTTCAAGAAGTGGTAGATTTAAGAAAAGCCAATAATGATATGAAGACAAAAATTAAGGATTTAAAAGCTCAAGTGGAGGAATATGAAGGAGAAAAGGCTACAGAAAATATCGTGTTGAAAAATCTAAGGTCTCAAATCAATGAATACAGGATTTTAGCAGGATATCAAGACTTAGTGGGTCCTGGTGTTAAAATTACCTTAGAAAGTATGTTGGAAGAAAATATAGCCTTGGTTGTAGAACAGAAAAAATACCTAATTAATTTAATTAATGAGTTAAAGACGGCTGGTGGAGAAGCTATATCGATTAATAACCACAGAATCACTTCTAGAAGTGAGGTCACTTTAGCAGGAAATCATATCAACGTAAATATGACAGCTATAGCGCCACCGTATACTATTAGGGTTATAGGAAATACCGAGGGTTTCCAGCGATATACAAACCATAGAACACTATTATTCGAACTTATGGAGGGAGACGGTATAAGTACTACGATAGAGTTTGATGAAAATATTAAAATACCTGCCCTTTCCAAAGAAAAACCAATGGAGTTTTATAATATTGTGGAAGAAACGAATCAAGAAGAAACTACTAACTAA
- a CDS encoding sodium:solute symporter family transporter, which yields MEEFVIEVFEFAHWILGALVLYIAIILFMGFKYAGKIHVSDDLALAGRGLTLPYMIPSIVATWICAGAIMGAAGEAYLFGFQGVIFDPFGPVMMMFLVAIFFAFRLRRSGYSTVVDFFNSRYGKKMGILYMIVQIMSATGWLGGQLVALGIIVNLTTGFSMTVATIIATVVVIVVTYFGGLWALSRIDAIGFILIIVGLLVMFPVVMGEVGGISNFMLTAENWGELPTFSIFPVAADEGGYLWYTGVLGIMYYLAAWTSLGLGDINNQVLLQRVLAAKDEKTAIKGFMISGFLYLILGLIPVSIGIAMFNYGLALPLSQTEMLLPWVADYLLSPWAGTIFIISLAAAIISTVGDNCLIVSTLIGHNLYEYVKPGITQEEKLKAIRLAIPIVGLVAMTIALLFGTVYKLIVFSGAISLATVVASYVLGFFWKRANSTGAVASFFGGLTVWVTSFIILLPYTREANMEEELIQAGVAMDWAIWDALYMALIPAAIVGFILLIVVSLKTQHSDPPKPFVNIKGEKMEDKLFFWSK from the coding sequence ATGGAGGAATTCGTTATTGAAGTTTTTGAGTTTGCCCATTGGATCTTAGGGGCTTTAGTTCTGTATATTGCGATTATTTTATTTATGGGATTTAAGTATGCTGGTAAAATTCATGTATCAGACGACTTGGCTTTAGCAGGACGAGGATTAACACTACCTTATATGATTCCTTCTATTGTAGCCACTTGGATTTGTGCAGGGGCTATTATGGGAGCAGCAGGAGAAGCTTATTTATTTGGATTTCAAGGGGTGATTTTTGATCCCTTTGGTCCAGTAATGATGATGTTTTTAGTGGCTATTTTTTTTGCTTTTCGCTTAAGAAGGTCTGGTTACAGTACCGTAGTAGATTTTTTTAATAGCAGATACGGTAAAAAAATGGGGATACTTTATATGATTGTTCAAATTATGTCTGCCACCGGGTGGTTAGGGGGACAGCTTGTGGCACTGGGGATTATTGTAAACCTTACTACCGGCTTTAGTATGACCGTTGCAACGATTATTGCCACAGTTGTTGTAATCGTAGTAACTTATTTTGGCGGTCTTTGGGCTTTATCAAGAATAGATGCTATTGGGTTCATACTGATTATTGTTGGATTACTTGTAATGTTTCCAGTTGTCATGGGAGAAGTAGGAGGGATATCTAATTTTATGCTTACAGCAGAGAATTGGGGGGAGTTACCTACTTTTTCTATATTTCCAGTAGCAGCCGATGAAGGAGGATATCTTTGGTATACAGGTGTATTGGGAATCATGTACTATTTAGCAGCTTGGACCTCACTAGGACTTGGAGATATTAATAATCAGGTTTTATTACAAAGGGTGTTGGCAGCTAAGGATGAAAAAACAGCTATCAAAGGTTTTATGATTAGTGGATTCTTATATCTGATTTTGGGATTAATTCCTGTTTCGATTGGCATTGCTATGTTTAACTATGGGTTAGCCTTGCCTTTAAGCCAGACGGAGATGCTTTTGCCATGGGTAGCAGACTATCTTCTATCACCATGGGCAGGAACAATATTTATTATATCCTTAGCAGCTGCTATTATTAGTACTGTAGGAGACAACTGTCTGATTGTTTCTACGCTGATAGGTCACAACCTGTACGAATATGTGAAGCCAGGGATAACACAAGAGGAGAAGCTAAAAGCTATAAGATTAGCTATACCAATAGTAGGCTTAGTAGCTATGACGATTGCTCTCTTATTTGGGACGGTTTACAAGTTAATTGTATTTAGTGGTGCTATTTCTTTGGCCACAGTTGTGGCTTCTTATGTATTAGGATTTTTTTGGAAAAGGGCAAATAGCACAGGAGCTGTAGCTTCCTTTTTTGGTGGTTTGACGGTTTGGGTCACTTCTTTTATAATACTGTTGCCTTATACAAGAGAAGCTAATATGGAGGAAGAACTGATTCAAGCTGGTGTAGCTATGGATTGGGCTATCTGGGATGCCTTATATATGGCACTCATCCCTGCTGCCATCGTAGGGTTTATTTTATTAATTGTAGTATCCCTCAAAACCCAACATTCAGATCCACCAAAGCCTTTTGTTAACATAAAGGGAGAAAAGATGGAGGACAAACTGTTTTTTTGGTCCAAATGA
- the speB gene encoding agmatinase, with product MKYRLPWGEIYTDQIDEADVVVLGIPFDSAVSNRKGAAEAPDKLRELSRILPPVTEEGLLLKNFKVYDHENVEIILDWEKYFKQVEDTASSLMKTGKTCLFIGGDHAVTIPLETAFAKVHNNEKIGIIHFDSHPDIIDTYDGHPWSHACTQRRALELKNIAPEDLTFVGLRSYMEEELAYFQKHPEIKIIGAREVYRKGIDDVLDILKEKYKDYTKLYVTLDIDVLDPAFAPGTGTPEAGGLSTRELMEMVREIILTLPVAVVDIVEVAPPLDSSDITSWAALKIIYEIFGAVYKKKMREE from the coding sequence ATGAAGTATCGATTACCCTGGGGAGAAATTTATACGGATCAGATAGATGAGGCTGATGTAGTGGTCTTAGGTATTCCCTTTGATAGTGCGGTGAGCAATAGAAAAGGGGCAGCAGAGGCACCAGACAAGCTAAGGGAGCTTTCAAGAATCTTGCCACCAGTTACAGAAGAAGGCTTGCTTTTAAAAAACTTTAAGGTATATGATCATGAAAATGTAGAAATTATTTTAGACTGGGAAAAATATTTTAAGCAGGTGGAAGACACCGCTTCTTCTTTGATGAAAACAGGTAAGACCTGCTTATTTATAGGTGGTGATCATGCAGTTACTATACCATTAGAAACCGCCTTTGCTAAAGTACATAATAATGAAAAAATAGGAATCATCCATTTTGATTCACATCCAGATATTATTGATACCTATGATGGCCATCCTTGGTCCCATGCCTGTACCCAGCGAAGGGCATTGGAACTAAAAAATATAGCACCAGAAGATTTAACCTTTGTTGGGTTACGGTCTTATATGGAGGAAGAATTAGCTTATTTCCAAAAGCATCCAGAAATTAAGATTATCGGTGCGAGGGAGGTATACCGTAAAGGTATAGATGATGTGCTGGATATTCTTAAAGAAAAGTACAAGGATTACACAAAGCTATATGTTACTTTAGATATCGATGTATTGGACCCAGCTTTTGCTCCAGGAACAGGAACGCCAGAGGCAGGTGGTCTCAGTACCCGTGAGCTTATGGAAATGGTGAGAGAAATTATTTTGACTTTGCCTGTAGCGGTGGTAGATATTGTAGAAGTTGCTCCTCCTTTAGATTCCTCGGATATCACCAGTTGGGCGGCACTAAAAATCATTTATGAAATCTTTGGAGCTGTTTATAAAAAGAAGATGAGGGAAGAATAA